The window CAGCTACTGAAACATGAGTATATCAGTATAGTACAGTAGCAGGTAGATTTTGCAACCTTCTAAAGGGTACtggcatataaaatattaactgaGCTATAAATGCAGATAGAATTCTGCTGTTTCTAAATTATTCAGGGATGATTCATGATTGGGTTTAACTGATTAATTATGTTAACTATACTTGCAAACTTATGAATATCTCCCGCAAAAGTGAAAACGCGAGAATAATTgttcaacaattttaaaaaagaaaatgttatatACAAAACTTCAAAAGTGAAAGTGCAGAACTCGTTCTCACATATTTTCAtgctaaaaatatcaaaaaagaaaatgatataTACAAAACTTCAAAAGTGAAAGTGCAGAATTCGTTATCACGTATTTTCATGCTAAAAATTTCTCCATAGAGGACGTCACCCTGACCACTTAATTAATCCAGAGGCAAATCCGcaaaattatcatatatatgcataatgtagacaattaatttacCCTTGAGCCTTCTCACGGTATGATAATCAACATAACTACagtgaatttcagtttggactTAAAATCATATCAAAGTTTGATAAATTTCATTCAATCTTAATGAAATATGAATGAATATGATTATCTGCAATTGGGATATGATTAACGGGAAAAGGTCCCTTAATAAGCCCTAGAACAAAAGAATAAGGCCAGAACACTAAAGTGAAGAAGCTTTGTCTAGCTTTATCTTTATCATGACAAGATGGAGGCTTCTCCTAATTTATGCAATAGTCAATGAAACTTTTGAGCTGCACATTCTTTAGAGGTGTGAGGGTGGAAGTTTCCTCTCCATGcttttcagttttcaaacaaaaaaagaaagtgtgatGTACATTAATTTTTAGTACCAAGCCATGACTTTTAGACACATTGTATTTTTTTGCCCGTGTGTGTTTTTCTTCTGCCccatttcttttaattttttctccTTTTCTCTGTATTTTGGTTCAGATTAGATAATGGTGCACACACTAGATTCTCCTtgcatatattttaaacttGAGACACAGCATGTGTCAATGTTTCTTCCTTTTTCTCTGcaagttactccctctgtttttttttatatgacacttttgacttgggcacgtaactttaggtgggttgaccggatagtagaaatcattatttttgattgattttttttgtgaattaaaattttgattgtatatttttattcagaaaaagaaaaattcaaaaataatacttttaactatccggtcaaagcacttaaaagtgtgtgccaaaaagtcaaacgtcatatattaaaaaacagagggagtatttagaTCATCTATAATGTTTTTGATATCGAGTACTCTCTCAGTCCATGTGTTTACAAACGAGttgaatacaaaattttaaaattatatataaaaaatagtagGAAAATTTTACCTGATaagtttcaaatataaaaaattggaaggaatattttaaaaaaattataaaaaaatgttttcgGCAGAGCGCATATTCCCTGCAGCGTTTGAAGCGATTTTTTGTCCTTGATACAAATATGGGAGTGTATAAGTTTGTGCATTGCGGTAAATTAAGCTACAATGCAAGAAATATGTGCAAACAGATTGAATAAATGGAATCACTTATTCCAACTCATTTCTCCACTCCTGAGAGGACAAAAGGGTAAGAATCTTAACTCCATAACTTGGGTTCCCAAACATGCTAGATCGCTTAACTTTCATCATCATGTCATGTTTGGAGGGTGGTTGACGAAGAATGTGAACCAAAATGTGCTGGAAAGGTTTCACACCATGGACAAACACCGGGAAATCCTAATACTAAACGAGCTATTCAAACTTTGTTATACACTTTTACATCCCGCGGCTTGCCGTCTTCTCATCATATTCCACATATTTTGactatacttttatttaaatcaataattGATCATTATATGCTAAAATATTAATGGGTATAAgtcatttttatgaataaacTACACTTTCATAATATCATGTCTTATGAAAATAACTcactaaataaatttaaattatattccgCAAGCATTTATAATACAGATATTGACGATATTTCTTCTATtaatttgtctagtgtgtgcgcATGATTACATATTAAGAGCTAAATTTATGCATTTAGCTTCATTTGATTGATGTGGTTGTTGTATGTGGAGACCGGATAGTCcatcattatcattattaaaaatataaaccaaTTAAAATGagtcaaaaacataaaatttgacGCTCAGCATGTGTCCATGAGCACATTATAGATAACCTCTTTTTCTATTTCATTTAGGATGCTTTTCATACTTGCGAGCGTGGCGCAATTTGATAGCAAGTTGTAGAACTTTTAATTAGACTTTAATAATCTACCCCCTCCGTCTCACTCATTTCCATACTTCATTTCCCCGATTTCAATTTTAGGCGCACACTGTTTGACCTTATAAGTGAAGTAACACTCTTATTGGACTAAAAGTTTGTACTGAAAGCAGGATCAGAACGCTCTTAGCTAAGCCTTAGCAAGGGCGTCCGCAAACAAACTCTTACAAGGAAGATTCTAGTTATTTCTTAGGCTCTCATTCTGTCATATAACTGCAGACATTTTGCCCATCAGCTTGTTGTTGCGATTCCAACGTTGTTAGCTTAAATGCTCTCAGAAAACTGATTAAGAGAATCAATGCTTGGATCAATGAAATATTAGCTGGACCATTCCCTCCTCTTTGGAGAGCTACCTCTTTGCTTCATTCTGCTACTTAGATCTTCCATAAAACTTATAGTACAGACAAACATGGGTAGAATTGTGGGACAACTCATGAAAGTTAACTATCTTTCATCAGAGTGGTACTGTATTAAGAGGTAGTTAATCTTACAATAGGTGGTTCGGACAGCACCTGCCTAGAATCTTGCATTTAACTCCACCAAATGTTGCATATTTTCCAGCCACAATATTCACATTTACAGAACACACTTCAGCAGAAGCAGAAGCATCTTGGAAAAATTACTTTAACACAACTATATAATCATCTTTCACTAAACACTCGTTGATGTAATGATCAAACTAGATCTCCTACTACACAGGTCAGTACAGCTGCATTGATCTATGTTATTAGCAGCCAACAAAGCATTATGAATTCACTGACTACATTCAGGGAAAGCAAAACAGAATTATCTTTGTCATACtcatctcaaaaaaaaaattagactgTGTACTAGTATAAGTAGTAACTTTTTTTGGTTTAATCACTCTAAAATAGCTTATTGCCAGGTACAAAACACAGGCTGAATACAAAAGCTAAgagtataaaaatatatgaacttGTTGAATATCAGTTTTCAACTTTTTTGGAGAAAGAAAGTATGAAATAAAGACACAATGGGACTACCACAAAAGCTCCCAACTTGAGTAAATCCTCAGTTTCTCTTGAGATTGCACCAATTCTAGACCAGTCTCCACTATACCTGCATATTAACATTTAACATTCCATATTAAGCAGagaatctcaaaattttaataatacttaTTGACTGGCTATTAACAGTGAGAACAAGTTTTAGTTAATTACCCGGCATCAACGAATCCCAATCCAAGAATTGCTACGACAGATTGAGCAAGAACTTTTTTGGGAACTTTTATTGGAAAAGCAGAAGGTTTGTCATCTGTTTTCCCATAACTTTCTTCCCTTTTAGCTGATGTTATAATTCTTGAAAATTTTCTGCCAATATTATTTCTATAGAGATGAGAGGAAATACTGGTGAAGATGATAAAATTCTTCCCTGTGAGCAGCATTTTATTGGCCACACAGTCTGCACTAAAGGAATCATTGATGAGGCTTAAATTTCTAGTTCTTAAGAGGGGTATTATGGTCATATCACAACAAAGTAGTTTAGTTCAATAGCCCTACAAGCTGTGAGGTACTTGATGAGTCCATGTATCCATCCCTAGAACTAGGGCATTCACTTTggcttttcaaaaattttattttagtttgacACTCAAAAAAGTGCAATGCCATGATTGGATTCTGGGAGGAATTAGTTAAAATTATAGTAGATCACTGAGAGCACTTCTGAAGCGAAATACTTTCTGTTGCCAACGGCGAGGAATCTGCAAAACAGGAAGCTGCAACCAATAGTCCTACTTGGCTACTCCTAGCTCAAGCACACACTCAAATTCCAAGTACTAATATATATGGAAAATTAGGTGATAGGTAATACAAGGAAGGAACATAATTCAGTGAGTTCTTCATAAGATTTTGATGGGTGCCTTGTAGGCTGTAGCTGACCTTTGGTTGCCAAGCCCTTGTGTGCACAGATTATGCAGCTCATTAAAACCTTTAAAAATGAAATGCTCAGCGGAGGCAAATATATACTACATAGTAGTGCAAAATTATCAACCACGTGATCATTTGTTCACTCAAAAGATCACATAGATCAGAATGTTTGAAAGAGTACTGATAGTATATATCTCCTACTTAATTATCTGCTGTAATAAACTCTGTACTGAGATGGCCATGCTCTTATGTATTCTACAAGATACAGTTACCACTACACTGCTGCTACATAGATGCAGCACTAATAGCAATGTACTAAACTAATACTGAACACAGAATGCTGAAAAAACATAATGAATTAAACATCATGAATGATCAGCAATGATGCTAAATTGAGGAGGAATGGATCGATTTAACAAGAACAACGTTTACCACTATTACAACCACCAAAGACTGTCACAGCTGAAAGAAAGTTTCTCACCACAACCCTAGCAAATGTAAAACTGACTTAATCTCATACTACCAAATGACATGCTAGTATGCTACTGCATTATGGACAGTAAATTCCATCGTATTGAACTAAACCTTCTAACTTTACATTCAAAATCTATTGAATTTTGATGTATATGAGATATCTCCCCTTATTCCTGATCATCGATTACTACTTACTAGCTTCCCCATATGCACAGCTTCCGTTAGACAGTATCTTTGCAATGTGCATCAACTTCCTGATGAACATCAGATTCTTGATCTCGTTCCCATGTCAATCTTGACAGTCGAAAAAAGCTATAGTCACCTCCAGGTTTAGCAAAATCTTGACGCTCTGGGTTTCTGCCTTTCTCTGCTACAAGCTTCTTGTACTTGGTCTGCAACTTGAGGACTTTTTCAGTCAACTGAGATTCATTGATACATCCTCCTTTCTGGAGTTCGGAATTGAGATAAGCAAGCAGAGAATGCTGTGGGCCAAGTGTAGTTGCAGGCTGATCAAGAACATATGGTAAAGACCCAAAATATAGTTTGTACCCAAAAAGATTTTTCAAGGTCCTAAAGTCATCATCCTGTTCACTTGCCGATTCTGGAAATAACAGATTCTGATCCTTAGGACACTGCTTTCCACTCGATTGATCATTCTCACAAGCAAATTTTTCACACTTCCTTTGAGCATAGAATTCATCTAATGCAGCGTTTTCTGCTACCAAGGACTCCTCATCAAGACCATAAAATGATTGAACTTGGGATGAAGGCTTAAGTGGCAGATTGAGGTTATTGAAATCAACAccataaaaagaagaaagagggAAATCTTGAAGCACCAGTAAGTGTTGAAAATCAAAACCTGAAGGATACACACTTTGTTCCCCTTGTTCACAACTACCTTCTTCTGCACGAGCCACGCCTTCTTGAATGCTTTCTACATCAGACCCTCGTGACACACAAGGCAGAGGAACGCAGCTCTTTTCCTTGATCTTAGTCTGCCTCATCTGCAAGAGAAGGTCATCAACATTATCTTCTCCTTTGGCTTGAGTTTCTCCAGTTGGAATTTCTTCAACTACATTAACTTCACCCTGCACACCAACCGTCTCTTCTTCTTGGAGTTCTTGTTTTCGGGTTTTGGCTTCTGAGGTTTTCTTGATTTCCTCCTGATCACCTGAGGTTTTGGATTCTGGGGTTTTCTTGATTGCCTTCTCATCAACAGGGGTCTCTCCGGATTCAATAATTTCAGCAAttaagtccttccaccagagaccAAGATCAATATCTTCCACTTCATTGATTTCTTGTTTTTGCGCCTTGCCCCTTGAGAAAATCTTTTTGGCCTTTGAGAGAATTTTCTTGAATGGGTTTTTTTGTTTAAGGGGACGTCTGGTTTTGGTTTCCTGAGAAGGGAGAGATGAATATAGGTTTCTGGTTTTTGAAGACATAACTAGGTTTCCTGTGACTAACGAAAGCTCTGCTTCAATTCCTTTATTCGTAATGGTGCCGtgtgtatttattatttataggcATGGTGGGTAAAGGAGTCATTGTGTTTAACTGAAATTCAAACATaattaattagcaaaaaaaaaaattcaaacataattttttagttttggtTGGGAACCGGGAGATCGGTGGTTTATCCTATTTTTCAAAGGGTTACTTCTGAAAAGTAATTAAAGGCATAACTGTTTCTGTAAATAATACATGTTAAACACCTATAATtacttaaaactaaaaattatataaatgtgagcttttcttctgaataaattcttgtttatttatctttttcgtTGTCTCTGTGTTTTTTATATGATGCATCCATCTCCATCAACAATATTTTTCTGTGCACAGCCAATAAGAATCTCATGTTCAAATCCTTTCTCATCAGGCTCACCCGATGGCTCTCATCGCTGTTTCAATATTTTGTCGGTATATTCAAATAAAGACTTTGCTCACAGAATGCCTTGTATTCTGATTTCTCTGTTAAACTAAATTAGCCAGATTTGAATTATTTCATCCTCACCTACGATTTGAATCACAAAATCGATTAAAAACTTGAGGATTCCTAATCCCTTTTTCAGAAATCCCATGGCGCGTGTTTGCtttgtgtgtttttttgtttttctcatGGATATATAAAAACTAAAGAAAGCTATCGACGAGACTCGACTAATGATTCCACGATCTCGTACGGGAGAGATAGGATAGCGGTGGTAGCCAAAGAGGATGGTGGTGACGGCGGCAGTTCCGAGATCAGGATGAGGATGAGATCCGTGTGTCGGTTTCAGAAAAGATgcattaattgtgccttaattgcgGCGTTAATTGCGGcattaatgttttgttaattgtgccttaattgaaggCTTAATTGTCTCTTTTATGAGTTATGTTTGTGGAATGTTTTGATCACAATTAAGTGTCATTTATTgacgtatttttatttttaattaattactatttAATGTTGGTGTACTTGAATTATTTCCATACTATTTTATCTTTAGTGTTCGCtaactatttttatttaatgtttATAATATCTTGCAGGTTCAATGTCAAATATTACACTGTACGAAATTTTAGAGGTAGCAGATGGAAAAGGACATAAGTGTACAAATCATTTTAGCATCGGAGGATAcgagttttatcttttaatttcTTTGTAAAGGACGTATATTTGCTTTGTAGGGTACTCTTTTTTCCCCTTGAGTTTTTTTCCCATAGGTTTTTTACTCTTACgaggttttaacgaggcccaATTGGTGGGTTTTCTTTTTGGACATTAAAGGTCCTATCGTCTAAGCGTCCGGGAGTACTAGCTTACTCTTCGGTTAGATGGTATACTTTTGTGGATGAAGGAAACTATGTTCCATCGGACATTGTATCTTTGATATTTAGTATCAAtggaaatttattttccttttcaaaaaaaaaataaaaaaaatcttgtttattttatataaatgtgagaaattattttaattagattCAGCCGTCATGAAAATGAACTCAATTTTGGGTTCCGAAGTGAAGAATAGCCGTTTACATATACAATAGCATGCAGTAATCTTAATCTCAGGTGGACCCGACAACCGACGATTCGAACTCGTGATTCTTTGGATCAATGCAGAGCGTCGTTTCTATTAAGACAGCTCTCACACTCCATCTTAATTTAGATTTTACCAATATCCGACCCGATTTTCATCATTATCGAAGATTTCAGCCTCTACTTGTAATTAGAAGCCATGAGTTGCCTATACAGATGATCCCTGTAGCCCACATTTATAACAACAGCTCCATCATTATGGTATTTAATTCTTTATCCACTGAATCTGTTGTTGCCAGTTTCTGCCAACCAAAGTATACCTTAAATTTAATAGACAGAGACTTGAATATAATTAGCTTCACATACCCCTAAACATTTTCGGTGACTACTGGGTTAAAATGATATTCTGGGAGGTTAAGTCGCATATGTTGTTGTCTCTTCTTTTGTGTGATGAAGTATTTCACTAATAATTACTTGTCCCCAACAATTCACTGACATTTAGGAATAGCCATTGGCCACTCAATTAACATATTATGAGTCCAGTTTTTATGTTCCATATATAGAGTATCTGGCACTAGCAAAACAAATGCAGTTGATCACAAGTATACAGTAGTAATCACAATATCTTGTGTACTCGTCAACTGAAACTTAATCTCAAATCATGGATGAAATTCAACATTAGGCAGTAACATTTAAACATTAATATCAGACAAAAATGAAGAACAGACGTAATAGGACTACTGTAGTAGCCCTGAACTTAAGCAAATCCTAACTTTCTTCTGTGATCACATGAAATGCCATACTCAAATTACGCTTTGTTGCAGATTTTTTTATCATGGGCGGCTGCATTAGTTGCTCAAGTTGCACATTAACAGAAAAAAGAGCGAGGAGCACTCAATCATCTTTCACAGTAAAGCCAGAGATCAATTGCTATACATTGCTAGAAATAATATGAAATGCAGCTCATCAGAATGTTAAAAAGTGAAAAAACTCAGCAGAGGCTAAAAACAGCAATGCAAGA of the Daucus carota subsp. sativus chromosome 4, DH1 v3.0, whole genome shotgun sequence genome contains:
- the LOC108217821 gene encoding uncharacterized protein LOC108217821 encodes the protein MLLTGKNFIIFTSISSHLYRNNIGRKFSRIITSAKREESYGKTDDKPSAFPIKVPKKVLAQSVVAILGLGFVDAGYSGDWSRIGAISRETEDLLKLGAFVVVPLCLYFILSFSKKVEN